From a single Planctellipticum variicoloris genomic region:
- a CDS encoding KpsF/GutQ family sugar-phosphate isomerase: protein MGAAAESQVIPFAHFDQLREARAILTQEGQALIDLARRLDASFVAAVDLLQHVRGGIIVTGVGKAGLIGRKIAATLASTGTKSYFVHPTEALHGDLGCIGGDDLLLALSNSGETAEICGLLPLVRGRQAPVIAITASRLSTLGRGADVALELGRLAEAGLHGLAPSTSTTAMLAIGDALALVASQARGFTPQQFATLHPGGSLGRRLTSVRDIMRRGDELRVACDEESIREVLVEHSRPGRRTGAVMLVDADGLLTGLFTDSDLARLLERRRDEQLDRPIREVMTERPLTISPDAILEEVLQVLGGRRVSELPVIDSAGRPVGLIDITDIIGLLPPEEFAPRAGV from the coding sequence ATGGGTGCCGCGGCTGAATCACAGGTCATTCCCTTCGCGCACTTCGACCAGTTGCGGGAAGCGCGCGCCATTCTCACCCAGGAAGGGCAGGCGCTCATCGACCTCGCCCGCCGGCTCGATGCCTCGTTCGTCGCCGCGGTCGATCTGCTCCAGCACGTCCGGGGCGGCATCATCGTCACCGGCGTCGGCAAGGCCGGACTGATCGGCCGCAAGATCGCCGCGACGCTCGCATCAACCGGAACCAAAAGCTATTTCGTTCATCCGACAGAAGCGCTGCACGGCGACCTCGGCTGCATCGGCGGCGACGACCTGCTTCTGGCCCTGTCCAACAGCGGCGAGACTGCCGAAATCTGCGGATTGCTCCCCCTGGTCCGCGGTCGGCAGGCGCCGGTGATCGCCATCACGGCCAGTCGCTTAAGTACGCTTGGCCGCGGCGCCGACGTCGCGCTGGAACTTGGACGTCTGGCGGAAGCCGGCCTGCACGGCCTGGCCCCGTCGACCAGCACGACGGCGATGCTGGCCATCGGGGACGCGCTGGCCCTCGTTGCCAGTCAGGCTCGCGGCTTTACTCCGCAACAGTTCGCAACGCTTCATCCGGGAGGCAGCCTGGGTCGCCGCCTGACGTCCGTCCGCGACATCATGCGGCGGGGGGACGAGCTGCGGGTGGCCTGCGACGAAGAATCGATCCGCGAAGTCCTGGTCGAGCACAGCCGGCCCGGCCGTCGCACCGGGGCGGTGATGCTCGTCGACGCCGATGGCCTGCTGACCGGGTTGTTTACCGACAGCGATCTGGCCCGACTCCTGGAACGTCGCCGTGACGAGCAGCTCGATCGTCCAATCCGGGAAGTCATGACCGAGCGTCCGTTGACGATTTCACCTGATGCGATTCTCGAAGAAGTCCTGCAGGTTCTGGGAGGCCGGCGGGTGAGCGAGCTGCCGGTGATTGACTCCGCCGGTCGACCGGTCGGGTTGATCGACATTACCGACATCATCGGGCTCCTGCCCCCCGAGGAATTTGCACCGCGGGCGGGAGTCTGA